The Terriglobales bacterium genome includes a window with the following:
- a CDS encoding YihY/virulence factor BrkB family protein has protein sequence MLRFLKLLQASVWRTFQHDGFMLAKAAAYSSILTLFPGLLVVAAVLATSHTTEAFVREIAYAVGRILPPGTHSGAMAYFEGHQQRPVRILISASMITVLAASGIMISWMEGFRKAYELPKAWGFWKERGIAFLLVLLSIVPMTAATIMVAFGNQIETWMVLHAIRTFGDVRFLILLFWSTVRWAIATLTSIAVMTIVYHAGVPRTQPWHRVLGGATLATVLWLLATFGFGFYVRRFATYNLIYGSLGAAIALLVWMYITSIIVLVGAEFNALCYPRAQKLAVRAPAEAASSR, from the coding sequence TCCATCCTGACCCTGTTCCCGGGGCTGCTGGTGGTGGCGGCGGTGCTGGCCACCTCGCACACCACCGAGGCCTTCGTGCGCGAGATCGCGTACGCGGTGGGACGCATCCTGCCTCCGGGCACGCACTCCGGCGCCATGGCTTACTTCGAGGGCCACCAGCAGCGCCCGGTGCGCATCCTCATCTCCGCCAGCATGATCACGGTGCTGGCCGCCTCCGGCATCATGATCTCGTGGATGGAGGGCTTCCGCAAAGCCTACGAACTGCCCAAGGCCTGGGGCTTCTGGAAGGAGCGCGGCATCGCCTTCCTGCTGGTGCTGCTCTCCATCGTGCCCATGACCGCGGCCACCATCATGGTGGCCTTCGGCAACCAGATCGAGACCTGGATGGTGCTGCACGCCATCCGCACCTTCGGCGACGTGCGCTTCCTCATCCTGCTGTTCTGGTCGACGGTGCGCTGGGCCATCGCCACCCTGACCAGCATCGCGGTGATGACCATCGTCTACCACGCGGGCGTGCCCCGCACCCAGCCCTGGCACCGGGTGCTGGGCGGGGCCACCCTGGCCACCGTGCTGTGGCTGCTGGCCACCTTCGGCTTCGGTTTCTACGTGCGCCGCTTCGCCACCTACAACCTGATCTACGGCTCGCTGGGCGCCGCCATCGCCCTGCTGGTGTGGATGTACATCACCTCCATCATCGTGCTGGTGGGAGCGGAGTTCAACGCCCTGTGCTATCCGCGGGCGCAGAAGCTGGCCGTCCGCGCGCCGGCGGAGGCGGCTTCCTCCCGGTGA